In Plasmodium chabaudi chabaudi strain AS genome assembly, chromosome: 9, the sequence CAGACACATCAATCCACCACCATCctaaacataaatattattataaaatatataaaaatattttctaaaaaaaaaaaatatgaaaatggtTTTCTCAGTGTACGTATATATACGACTGctcaaaattaaaatcttcaattcaaaaaaattttataaaaaaaaaataacgcCTAGTAGAAACTATCGTATTTACTAACAAACTTTCGTACGAATTATAACTACTTTGTAAACTATCACtctatacaaatatatatttcatcttcaaatgataaaaaaataaataaataaaatcgaATGACTTTGAATCATCAACATTCTGTTTGTTCCCTATTTTGCTACATGGCAATATGCCTATTCCTCGttaacataaatatgtaataccAATTTTAAGGATGACCCAAAGCAAAAACGTAGCCAAAATTGCAGCCAAAATGCAACCCAAATATGTTAGCGTGCATATGCACTATATACACTCGGATGATTCTGTAAAAGCTCgattattcattttgctTACTTTATATAATCTTAAAAGTCaccaaaattattattactaaaattattaaaataataaaaaggtaACTGATACATCGAATACTTGTAGAATATCTATTTCTAGTAATTTCAACTTCACGACCAGACATCATAATGTGATCATGAGTACTAGCCATATGTGAATCTATATTATCAATAGTTTCACCTTGAATATTTACTTGATCAAATAActctttatataattcttgaatatttactatatcaccatgtaatttttttatttctttatttttttggtttAATATCTCATGTTCAATATCTGTAGTATTTATAGATACAAATTGTCtatcattataatattcatttttttcgttttctaaatattcatcattattttgtaataaatgTTCATTTACATCATTTCTGTTATCCCCTgaaaacatattatttttatattttctattattatttttttttttaccatAACCAGCCTCTAAATTTTCATGTCCCAAATTTGCTccgtttttataaaatgtatcactatcttcattttcataaaaattgtaatcaTAAATATTGACATCTAATTTATCCCTATTTGAATCATAATTAGAATTCGATTTTcgtgaaaaattattatatgactCATATTCTTCATTCCCATATcttctattattttgattagACATTTCATTCAttgttgttttatttatataattttttgatgcCTTTTGAAAATTGTCAACTGCTTTCATGTATGAGGTGGACAGCTTCTGCATAACTAGCTTCATACGAATCTgttacaaattttataaaataacagCATGTTTAAAAACGAATAAGATACCAATCAAAATGA encodes:
- a CDS encoding syntaxin, putative encodes the protein MSYSNTRKKTGSQIPQRSGYNNYEFNDEIQNAIGVIQSYTSKISKINNDEECSIENSEKVQELVQNGKLKIEEIQQKLKKYSRNIESLPQNEKIRMKLVMQKLSTSYMKAVDNFQKASKNYINKTTMNEMSNQNNRRYGNEEYESYNNFSRKSNSNYDSNRDKLDVNIYDYNFYENEDSDTFYKNGANLGHENLEAGYGKKKNNNRKYKNNMFSGDNRNDVNEHLLQNNDEYLENEKNEYYNDRQFVSINTTDIEHEILNQKNKEIKKLHGDIVNIQELYKELFDQVNIQGETIDNIDSHMASTHDHIMMSGREVEITRNRYSTSIRCISYLFIILIILVIIILVTFKII